In Sporichthya polymorpha DSM 43042, a genomic segment contains:
- a CDS encoding class I SAM-dependent methyltransferase translates to MSEDRSRVWAADMSAAYDRYLVPAVFRPFADDLAARVARHRPRRVLELAAGTGALTQALTALPGTEVVATDLNTAMVEVGSARVPAATWRAADAMDLPFEDDEFDLVACQFGVMFFPDRPGAYGQIARVLRPGGRFLFNSWGPLAAHEVEAAVIDALAGCFPDDPPTFLARVPHGYSDADRIRADLAAAGLRSAEVETVDAVCRADSALDLATGYCRGTPLRFEIEARGDLESTTRAVEAFLAERYGPGPVAGRMSALVVSAAN, encoded by the coding sequence ATGAGCGAGGACCGGAGCCGGGTCTGGGCCGCGGACATGTCCGCGGCGTACGACCGGTACCTGGTGCCCGCGGTGTTCCGGCCGTTCGCCGACGACCTTGCAGCGCGGGTGGCGCGGCACCGGCCGCGGCGGGTCCTCGAACTGGCCGCGGGCACCGGAGCGCTCACGCAGGCCCTGACCGCCTTGCCGGGCACGGAGGTGGTGGCCACCGACCTGAACACCGCGATGGTCGAGGTCGGGTCCGCGCGTGTCCCGGCCGCCACCTGGCGCGCGGCGGACGCGATGGATCTGCCCTTCGAGGACGACGAGTTCGATCTCGTCGCCTGTCAGTTCGGCGTCATGTTCTTCCCGGACCGGCCCGGGGCGTACGGCCAGATCGCGCGCGTCCTGCGCCCGGGTGGTCGGTTCCTGTTCAACTCCTGGGGTCCGCTCGCCGCCCACGAGGTGGAGGCCGCGGTGATCGACGCGCTTGCCGGGTGCTTCCCGGACGACCCGCCCACCTTCCTCGCCCGCGTGCCCCACGGTTACTCGGACGCCGACCGCATCCGGGCCGACCTCGCGGCGGCGGGCCTCCGCTCCGCCGAGGTCGAGACCGTCGACGCGGTGTGTCGTGCCGACAGTGCGCTCGACCTCGCGACCGGCTACTGCCGCGGCACACCGCTTCGGTTCGAGATCGAGGCGCGCGGCGACCTGGAGTCGACCACCCGAGCGGTGGAGGCCTTCCTGGCAGAACGCTACGGGCCCGGTCCGGTCGCCGGGAGGATGAGCGCGCTGGTCGTCTCCGCAGCGAACTGA
- a CDS encoding ABC1 kinase family protein produces the protein MKRQRVTEVARILGELLTSEATRQARRIRRTDVDPLAAERERARALREALEGLGPLYIKMGQVLSTRPDMVSATIIEALQDLHEEVMVRPFDEFEHVLVKNLGPDWRARFATIETERPLGAASMAQVYAGTLHDGREVVVKVLRPHVAAQARLDMEILAQAVRLVMRRFPVQAELFQPEAMLESIFVAMRPEIDFTVEAANIEAFQKYTRDYKHLTVPDVVEVTKEVLIMTRAPGRSIRSADLTQFSGEERRAIARDASELLFRGFLVDGVFHADPHPGNIFVAVGEPATLIDFGMIGRIDRRTALGYTRFMLAMALNDGQAAGRAVVEMSTLTTRSDVPGFLNDMGRWVPSVVNLSLDNAEFGATFNQFLVFCSKRGIAVNPAVALFGKASANLEGTLRAIAPELTPVEVFREVMADVLRDQAKSMAAGGELMRLANETFIAAYSLPEQARYLAQSVFDGQFVLRTRDDALLIAQDREDARAKKMRRLILGLGAAALWVSYRNQS, from the coding sequence GTGAAGCGCCAGCGCGTCACCGAGGTCGCGCGGATCCTCGGTGAGCTGCTGACGAGCGAGGCGACGCGGCAGGCGCGGCGGATTCGCCGGACGGACGTCGACCCGCTGGCGGCCGAGCGCGAGCGGGCCCGGGCGCTGCGCGAAGCGTTGGAGGGTCTGGGCCCGCTGTACATCAAGATGGGCCAGGTCCTCTCCACCCGGCCGGACATGGTGTCGGCGACGATCATCGAGGCGCTGCAGGACCTCCACGAAGAAGTGATGGTCCGTCCGTTCGACGAGTTCGAGCACGTCCTGGTGAAGAACCTCGGGCCGGACTGGCGCGCCCGGTTCGCGACGATCGAGACCGAGCGTCCGCTGGGTGCCGCGTCGATGGCGCAGGTCTACGCGGGGACGCTGCACGACGGCCGCGAGGTCGTCGTCAAGGTGCTGCGCCCGCACGTCGCGGCGCAGGCGCGCCTCGACATGGAGATCCTCGCGCAGGCCGTCCGGCTCGTGATGCGGCGTTTCCCGGTCCAGGCCGAGCTGTTCCAACCGGAGGCGATGCTCGAGAGCATCTTCGTCGCGATGCGCCCGGAGATCGACTTCACCGTCGAGGCGGCCAACATCGAGGCCTTCCAGAAGTACACCCGCGACTACAAGCACCTGACGGTGCCGGACGTGGTGGAGGTGACGAAGGAAGTCCTGATCATGACCCGTGCGCCGGGTCGTTCGATCCGTTCGGCGGACCTGACGCAGTTCTCGGGCGAGGAGCGCCGCGCGATCGCGCGGGACGCGTCCGAGTTGCTGTTCCGGGGCTTTCTCGTCGACGGGGTGTTCCACGCCGACCCGCATCCGGGCAACATCTTCGTCGCGGTCGGGGAGCCGGCGACCCTCATCGACTTCGGGATGATCGGCCGGATCGACCGCCGGACCGCGCTGGGCTACACGCGGTTCATGCTCGCGATGGCGTTGAACGACGGGCAGGCCGCCGGTCGCGCCGTCGTCGAGATGTCGACGCTGACGACGAGGTCCGACGTCCCCGGCTTCCTCAACGACATGGGGCGTTGGGTCCCGTCGGTGGTCAACCTCTCCCTCGACAACGCCGAGTTCGGCGCGACGTTCAACCAGTTCCTGGTCTTCTGCTCCAAGCGTGGCATCGCGGTGAACCCGGCCGTCGCGTTGTTCGGCAAGGCGTCGGCGAACCTCGAGGGCACGCTGCGCGCGATCGCCCCGGAGCTCACGCCCGTCGAGGTGTTCCGCGAGGTGATGGCCGACGTCCTTCGCGACCAGGCCAAGAGCATGGCCGCCGGCGGCGAGCTCATGCGCCTGGCCAACGAGACCTTCATCGCCGCGTACTCGCTGCCCGAGCAGGCCCGGTACCTCGCCCAGTCCGTCTTCGACGGGCAGTTCGTCCTCCGCACCCGCGACGACGCGCTCCTGATCGCCCAGGACCGCGAGGACGCCCGGGCGAAGAAGATGCGCCGTCTGATCCTCGGCCTCGGCGCCGCCGCCCTGTGGGTGAGCTACCGGAACCAGAGTTGA
- a CDS encoding DUF4334 domain-containing protein, translating to MSIADLQKLESGATAAQAWELFDSLPAVRAEDLRGRWRGRELPTGHPMDGILEASGWYGKQFDDAESVHPLLFAIGGDPDSVFAVDPRRVPVGLADKVPPSLVAKGRGVLGVLRPGLRTRRHRARLRNLEHRGVVTAAMVYDHLPIIDVFRRVDETTLLGVMDRRGMPEPYFFVLARESA from the coding sequence GTGTCGATCGCCGATCTGCAGAAGCTGGAGTCCGGCGCCACCGCGGCGCAGGCGTGGGAACTGTTCGACTCGCTGCCCGCGGTCCGGGCCGAGGACCTGCGGGGCCGGTGGCGCGGCCGCGAACTGCCGACCGGCCACCCGATGGACGGGATCCTCGAGGCGTCCGGCTGGTACGGCAAGCAGTTCGACGACGCCGAGTCGGTGCACCCGCTGCTGTTCGCGATCGGGGGCGACCCGGACTCGGTGTTCGCCGTCGACCCACGGCGCGTCCCGGTCGGGCTCGCGGACAAGGTGCCGCCGTCGCTGGTGGCGAAGGGGCGCGGGGTGCTCGGCGTCCTGCGGCCGGGCCTGCGGACGCGGCGCCACCGCGCACGGCTGCGGAACCTCGAGCATCGCGGGGTCGTCACCGCCGCGATGGTTTACGACCACCTGCCGATCATCGACGTCTTCCGCCGGGTCGACGAGACGACCTTGCTCGGCGTCATGGACCGGCGCGGGATGCCGGAGCCGTACTTCTTCGTCCTGGCCCGGGAGTCGGCGTGA
- a CDS encoding helix-turn-helix domain-containing protein — protein MTDPAVAAAARAAAHPIQRIGSVWMLHPEQFEASTKAGYEHPYAGYLAGRAGLLGDTSATVVDAVLGILGPGLAAKFWPLAVRPHGARGGAELYFAQAADWGRSRFADAPGTARFVELGEKVLAGAPTTGLPLFAVQVTLPRASDAPGRALQVAVLLRELRFGLHLAAMTAVGLPMLEAHLLNQGAEYARMLGWSEPFPPADGYQERKRAAEDLTDAREAEIWAKALPVAEAEELAALATALYEPLRAEDPLLSP, from the coding sequence ATGACCGACCCCGCCGTCGCCGCCGCCGCACGGGCTGCGGCACACCCGATCCAGCGGATCGGTTCGGTGTGGATGCTGCACCCCGAGCAGTTCGAGGCCAGCACGAAGGCCGGCTACGAGCACCCCTACGCCGGCTACCTCGCGGGGCGCGCCGGACTGCTCGGCGACACGAGCGCGACGGTCGTCGACGCGGTCCTCGGCATCCTCGGCCCGGGGCTCGCCGCGAAGTTCTGGCCGCTGGCGGTACGCCCACACGGGGCCCGCGGCGGCGCCGAGCTGTACTTCGCCCAGGCAGCGGACTGGGGCCGGTCACGCTTCGCCGACGCCCCTGGTACGGCCCGGTTCGTCGAACTGGGCGAGAAGGTCCTCGCCGGGGCTCCGACGACGGGACTTCCGCTCTTCGCCGTCCAGGTGACGCTGCCCCGTGCGTCCGATGCCCCGGGCCGGGCCCTGCAGGTGGCCGTCCTGCTGCGCGAGTTGCGTTTCGGGCTGCACCTGGCCGCGATGACCGCCGTCGGCCTGCCGATGCTCGAGGCGCACCTGCTGAACCAGGGCGCGGAGTACGCCAGGATGCTCGGCTGGTCCGAGCCGTTCCCGCCCGCCGACGGCTACCAGGAACGCAAGCGCGCGGCCGAGGACCTGACCGACGCCCGCGAGGCCGAGATCTGGGCGAAGGCGCTTCCGGTCGCCGAGGCCGAGGAACTCGCCGCCCTTGCCACCGCCCTCTACGAGCCCCTGCGGGCCGAGGACCCCCTGCTCAGCCCGTGA
- a CDS encoding CBU_0592 family membrane protein, giving the protein MAQIVQLVGAFLVLAGFIGNQRFGLSTGSPWYLLANALGSSILATVAATSGNYGFLLLNVVWAVVAVLGLVRLALGRPATA; this is encoded by the coding sequence ATGGCGCAGATCGTGCAACTCGTGGGGGCGTTCCTGGTGCTGGCCGGGTTCATCGGCAACCAGCGGTTCGGGCTCTCGACCGGGAGCCCGTGGTATCTGCTCGCGAACGCGCTGGGGAGCTCGATCCTCGCGACCGTGGCCGCGACGAGCGGCAACTACGGCTTCCTCCTGCTCAACGTCGTCTGGGCGGTGGTCGCCGTCCTCGGCCTCGTCCGTCTGGCGCTGGGGCGGCCCGCGACGGCGTGA
- a CDS encoding ATP-binding protein, translated as MTADADPALPDLLLGRYRVLGALKDGHPVRTVLAEDVRTGMRVVVKTAAVPRLLPAARLRLEHEAAVLRHLRSEWVAPLLDFDRDDELACLVTPLIPGVSLEERLATGPLSLDDALTVARAVLSALRDAHDQGVLHRDVKPSNIIVGEESPLVRATLIDLGLARTEWLHPEIRDVPVGTVRYMSPEQAGLIERSPDERSDLYSAGVVLYECLAGRPLFSGTTLGEVLRRHLSTSVADFGALVGEVPRAVNQVLGRLLTPDPDDRYQSADAALADVSSIVAALGRGEPEPRIVVGARDRRRTLAEPAFVHRDAEMTALLSQVTQAQIGHGGVVLVEAESGGGKSRLLEEFASRATAGGARIYRGQGVDQAAQRPFEVLRAMAAEVLAQTRADATVAEALRERLGDRREALSAALPDLEEIFGRSAEPLGPEAFAEIRTIEAIAALLEAIGMPDRPAVLLLDDGQWADDLSLKLLLHWHQQAGAAPRHTLVVVAFRTEEVEAAHPLRRLTTAERLELAPLGAEQVVELAESMAGPLPREATDILVRLSDGIPFMAAAVLRGLVESGALFREDGGWGTDAVALADVRASQRAAAFLSRRIGLLPPAARELLSVGAVLGKEFDPEFAAELAGQQPAAAFTGLEETRRRHMIWIRADRCAFVHDKLRETFLELLPPAERRRLHRLAAERLEARDPDNTFDLAFHFDAAGEPERALPHALLAAEGARRRHALSAAQQQYEIAERGAPGADVATRLAIAEGLGDVLMLRGLYDLARHHYETARDLAGDAISTARLQGKLGELAFKRGELEVANTALESALRSLGHRVPNGRFGFLLAAMQELLVQLLHTLLPRFFVGRRAVGPEEEFVAIRIHSRLAHTYWFSRGSLPTLWTHLRGMNLAERYPPSAELAQAYSEHAPVMTLIPWFERGIRYSERSLQIRRDLGDIWGEGQSLHFLGALLYSASRFEECIARCREGVRLLDRTGDRWEANTARWHIAFSLYRLGDLRGAAEAARAVYASGAEIGDAQARGIALGAWSKASGGHAPVELIEAELSRPTHDVHTSAEVLQAQGVRLLAEGSPAAAAAVLTEAAGMVRSAGLRQEYVAPVWPWLTTALRLQAETLPATLPARRRAVLRAAAREARRSRRLGRSYRNNLPHALREAGLIAAMRGRSRKARRFLQRSLAVADQLRMRHEHAQSVVALAALEPNLDRRDVGLDLQTARAVLGEQEWREPETDAVTPSLVDRFDAILESGRSIASALSRGAVYSAVRDAAATLLRGEHCLVLEALDGPDGDLVAVAGHAPGEFSRAVARRALAEGRPIVPDDETAADASESLVLSGIRSVLCAPIHVHGRPVACVYTEHRRVGGLFGENEAQLAEFIATLAGAALENAEGFAEIQDLTRTLEQRVEERAAELAEAVAEVAAARDAALAAAAASSTFLATMSHEIRTPLNAVIGFTGLLLGSPLSDEQRDLASSVRTSGEALLDIINDILDYSKIQAGELHIERAPFDVVDLLDSAVELVANTASLKGLELVSTADGSCPAVVLGDVTRLRQVVANLLSNAVKFTVSGSVAVHVRAVPDSDPDDLTLEIAVSDTGIGIPADAIERLFAPFSQVDASTTRLYGGTGLGLAISRRLATAMGGEISVRSEPGVGSAFTVRVRVGRASTSSLDHAAALRSRSVLVALPEGLLRSALVDQLTAWGLKCRTTAEGRWDVAIVDQGIAPPEAQALRRGGAPLVAITSIGDGLAGGDRRLFAATVTKPVRLRALADTLLRVLEPTRGIPAQSPPVGAEPVSAGALRILLVEDNAINQKVARLQLKNLGHDAVDVAGNGLEAVAALEAQAYDLVLMDVQMPEMDGLEATRTIRRMTFPDGPPRIVAMTAGALAAERDACTAAGMDAYLAKPVRLDELRDVLTEVLGPVQ; from the coding sequence ATGACGGCAGACGCCGACCCCGCACTCCCGGACCTGTTGCTCGGCCGCTATCGGGTCCTCGGTGCGCTGAAGGACGGACATCCGGTACGCACGGTCCTCGCCGAGGACGTGCGGACCGGGATGCGGGTCGTGGTCAAGACGGCCGCAGTCCCGCGCCTGCTGCCGGCGGCCCGGCTGCGCCTGGAGCACGAAGCCGCGGTCCTGCGGCACCTGCGCAGCGAGTGGGTCGCCCCGCTGCTCGACTTCGACCGCGACGACGAGCTCGCCTGCCTGGTCACCCCGCTGATCCCGGGCGTCAGCCTGGAGGAGCGACTGGCCACCGGGCCGCTGTCGCTCGACGACGCGCTGACCGTCGCCCGCGCCGTGCTCTCCGCCCTGCGGGACGCGCACGACCAGGGCGTCCTGCACCGCGACGTGAAGCCCTCGAACATCATCGTCGGCGAGGAGTCCCCGCTCGTCCGCGCGACCCTCATCGACCTGGGTCTCGCCCGCACCGAGTGGCTGCACCCGGAGATCCGCGACGTCCCGGTCGGGACGGTCCGCTACATGTCGCCCGAGCAGGCCGGCCTGATCGAGCGCAGCCCCGACGAGCGCTCCGACCTGTACTCCGCCGGCGTCGTGCTCTACGAATGCCTCGCGGGACGTCCGCTGTTCTCCGGCACCACGCTCGGCGAGGTTCTGCGCCGGCACTTGTCGACGTCAGTGGCGGACTTCGGTGCCCTCGTCGGCGAGGTGCCCCGCGCCGTCAACCAGGTGCTCGGCCGGCTGCTGACACCGGATCCCGACGACCGGTACCAGTCCGCCGACGCCGCGCTGGCCGACGTGTCGAGCATCGTCGCCGCGCTCGGCCGCGGTGAGCCCGAGCCCCGCATCGTCGTCGGCGCCCGGGACCGCAGACGCACGCTCGCCGAGCCGGCCTTCGTGCACCGCGACGCCGAGATGACTGCCTTGCTTTCCCAGGTGACGCAGGCTCAGATCGGTCACGGCGGGGTCGTTCTCGTCGAGGCGGAGTCCGGCGGCGGCAAGAGCCGCCTGCTGGAGGAGTTCGCCTCGCGCGCCACGGCCGGCGGTGCCCGGATCTACCGGGGGCAGGGCGTCGACCAGGCCGCCCAGCGTCCCTTCGAGGTGCTCCGCGCGATGGCCGCCGAGGTGCTGGCCCAGACCCGCGCGGATGCGACCGTGGCCGAGGCATTGCGTGAGCGCCTGGGCGACCGCCGGGAGGCGCTCAGTGCCGCGCTGCCCGATCTGGAGGAGATCTTCGGTCGCAGCGCCGAGCCGCTCGGGCCGGAGGCGTTCGCCGAGATCCGCACGATCGAGGCGATTGCGGCCCTGCTCGAGGCGATCGGGATGCCGGACCGCCCGGCGGTCCTGCTGCTCGACGACGGGCAGTGGGCCGACGACCTCAGTCTCAAGCTGCTGCTGCACTGGCACCAGCAGGCCGGGGCGGCGCCGCGGCACACGCTGGTCGTCGTCGCGTTCCGGACCGAGGAGGTCGAGGCCGCGCACCCGCTGCGCCGGCTCACGACCGCCGAGCGACTCGAGCTCGCGCCCCTCGGCGCGGAGCAGGTCGTCGAACTCGCGGAGTCCATGGCGGGCCCGCTGCCGCGGGAGGCCACGGACATCCTCGTCCGGCTCTCGGACGGCATCCCGTTCATGGCGGCCGCGGTCCTGCGCGGTCTCGTCGAGTCCGGCGCGCTGTTCCGCGAGGACGGTGGCTGGGGGACCGACGCGGTCGCGCTCGCCGACGTCCGGGCGTCCCAGCGCGCGGCGGCCTTCCTCTCGCGCCGGATCGGCCTGCTCCCGCCGGCGGCGCGCGAGCTGCTGTCGGTCGGGGCCGTGCTCGGCAAGGAGTTTGACCCCGAGTTCGCCGCCGAGCTCGCCGGTCAGCAGCCGGCCGCCGCCTTCACGGGGCTGGAGGAGACGCGCCGCCGGCACATGATCTGGATCCGGGCCGACCGGTGCGCGTTCGTCCACGACAAGCTGCGGGAGACGTTCCTCGAGCTGCTTCCTCCGGCGGAGCGCCGCCGCCTGCACCGCCTCGCCGCGGAACGGCTGGAGGCGCGCGACCCGGACAACACCTTCGACCTCGCCTTCCACTTCGACGCGGCCGGCGAGCCGGAGCGGGCGCTGCCGCACGCGTTGCTGGCGGCTGAGGGCGCCCGCCGGCGCCACGCCCTGTCGGCGGCCCAGCAGCAGTACGAGATCGCCGAGCGCGGTGCGCCGGGCGCGGACGTGGCGACCCGGCTCGCGATCGCCGAGGGCCTCGGAGACGTGCTGATGCTGCGCGGGCTCTACGACCTCGCCCGGCACCACTACGAGACGGCCCGGGACCTCGCCGGCGACGCCATCTCGACCGCGCGCCTGCAGGGCAAGCTCGGCGAGCTGGCGTTCAAACGTGGCGAACTGGAGGTCGCGAACACGGCGCTGGAGAGCGCCCTGCGTTCGCTCGGCCACCGCGTCCCGAACGGCCGGTTCGGCTTCTTGCTCGCCGCGATGCAGGAGCTGCTCGTGCAGCTGCTCCACACGCTGCTGCCGCGCTTCTTCGTTGGCCGCCGGGCGGTGGGACCCGAGGAGGAGTTCGTCGCGATCCGGATCCACAGTCGGCTCGCGCACACGTACTGGTTCTCGCGCGGTTCGCTGCCGACGTTGTGGACCCACCTGCGCGGCATGAACCTCGCCGAGCGGTACCCGCCGTCCGCCGAGCTCGCGCAGGCGTACTCCGAGCACGCCCCGGTGATGACGCTGATCCCGTGGTTCGAGCGCGGCATCCGCTACAGCGAGCGGTCCCTGCAGATCCGCCGCGACCTCGGTGACATCTGGGGTGAGGGTCAGTCACTTCACTTCCTGGGTGCCCTGCTCTACAGCGCTTCCCGGTTCGAGGAGTGCATCGCGCGCTGCCGCGAAGGGGTTCGCCTGCTCGACCGGACCGGCGACCGGTGGGAGGCCAACACCGCGCGCTGGCACATCGCGTTCTCCCTCTACCGGCTCGGCGACCTGCGCGGCGCGGCGGAGGCCGCGCGCGCGGTCTACGCCTCGGGCGCGGAGATCGGTGACGCGCAGGCGCGCGGCATCGCGCTCGGTGCCTGGTCGAAGGCCAGCGGCGGTCACGCCCCGGTCGAGTTGATCGAGGCCGAACTGAGCCGTCCGACCCACGACGTGCACACCAGCGCCGAGGTGCTCCAGGCCCAGGGCGTGCGCCTGTTGGCCGAGGGTTCGCCCGCTGCGGCCGCCGCCGTGCTCACCGAGGCAGCCGGCATGGTTCGGTCCGCCGGACTGCGACAGGAGTACGTGGCCCCGGTCTGGCCGTGGCTCACCACCGCGCTGCGCCTGCAGGCCGAGACCCTGCCGGCGACCCTGCCCGCTCGCCGGCGCGCCGTGCTGCGCGCGGCGGCTCGCGAGGCCCGCCGGTCCCGCCGGCTCGGCCGGTCCTACCGCAACAACCTCCCGCACGCTCTGCGCGAGGCCGGCCTGATCGCCGCGATGCGGGGACGCTCGCGGAAGGCGCGTCGGTTCCTGCAGCGCAGCCTCGCCGTTGCCGATCAACTGAGGATGCGTCACGAGCACGCGCAGTCCGTCGTCGCGCTCGCCGCACTCGAGCCGAACCTCGACCGGCGCGACGTCGGACTCGACCTGCAGACCGCCCGCGCGGTCCTCGGCGAGCAGGAGTGGCGCGAGCCCGAGACCGACGCGGTCACGCCGTCGCTCGTCGACCGCTTCGACGCGATCCTGGAGTCCGGGCGGTCGATCGCCTCCGCCCTGTCGCGTGGTGCCGTGTATTCCGCGGTGCGCGACGCCGCGGCCACCCTGCTTCGCGGCGAGCACTGCCTGGTGCTGGAGGCGCTCGACGGGCCCGACGGGGATCTCGTCGCCGTCGCGGGTCACGCGCCGGGGGAGTTCAGCCGAGCCGTCGCCCGGCGTGCGCTCGCCGAGGGCCGGCCCATCGTTCCGGACGACGAGACCGCCGCCGACGCCAGCGAGAGTCTCGTACTCTCCGGCATCCGCTCCGTGCTGTGCGCCCCGATCCACGTGCACGGCCGCCCGGTCGCCTGCGTCTACACCGAGCACCGTCGCGTCGGTGGTCTGTTCGGGGAGAACGAGGCGCAACTCGCCGAGTTCATCGCGACCCTCGCCGGCGCGGCGCTGGAGAACGCCGAAGGCTTCGCGGAGATTCAGGATCTGACACGCACTCTGGAGCAGCGGGTCGAGGAGCGGGCCGCCGAACTCGCGGAGGCTGTGGCCGAGGTCGCCGCCGCCCGTGACGCCGCTCTCGCCGCCGCGGCGGCGTCGTCGACCTTCCTCGCGACGATGAGCCACGAGATCCGGACGCCGCTGAACGCGGTCATCGGGTTCACCGGGCTGTTGCTCGGATCGCCGCTCTCCGACGAGCAGCGCGACCTCGCCTCGTCGGTGCGGACGAGCGGTGAGGCGCTGCTCGACATCATCAACGACATCCTCGACTACTCGAAGATCCAGGCCGGCGAGCTGCACATCGAGCGGGCGCCGTTCGACGTCGTCGACCTGCTCGACAGCGCGGTGGAGCTGGTCGCGAACACGGCCTCGCTCAAGGGCCTGGAGCTCGTCAGCACGGCCGACGGGTCGTGCCCGGCCGTCGTCCTCGGCGACGTCACGCGGCTGCGCCAGGTCGTGGCCAACCTGCTCTCGAACGCGGTGAAGTTCACCGTCTCGGGCTCCGTCGCCGTCCACGTGCGCGCGGTGCCGGACTCCGACCCGGACGACCTGACCCTGGAGATCGCGGTCTCGGACACCGGGATCGGCATTCCGGCCGACGCGATCGAGCGCCTGTTCGCCCCCTTCAGCCAGGTCGACGCCTCGACGACGCGGCTGTACGGCGGGACCGGGTTGGGCCTGGCGATCAGTCGCCGGCTCGCGACCGCCATGGGCGGCGAGATCTCCGTGCGCAGCGAGCCCGGGGTGGGTTCGGCGTTCACGGTCCGGGTGCGGGTGGGGCGGGCGTCGACGTCTTCGCTCGACCACGCGGCGGCCCTGCGGTCCCGGTCGGTACTCGTCGCCCTGCCCGAGGGCCTCCTCCGCTCCGCGCTGGTCGACCAGCTGACGGCGTGGGGCCTGAAGTGCCGCACGACGGCCGAGGGCAGGTGGGACGTCGCGATCGTCGACCAGGGCATCGCGCCCCCGGAGGCGCAAGCGCTCCGTCGGGGCGGGGCGCCGCTGGTGGCGATCACCTCCATCGGGGACGGGCTCGCCGGTGGGGACCGGCGGCTCTTCGCCGCCACCGTCACCAAGCCCGTGCGGCTGCGGGCGCTCGCGGACACGCTGCTGCGGGTGCTCGAGCCGACGCGGGGCATCCCGGCGCAGTCTCCGCCGGTCGGCGCCGAACCGGTCTCGGCGGGCGCGCTGCGCATCCTGCTCGTCGAGGACAACGCGATCAACCAGAAGGTCGCCCGGTTGCAGCTGAAGAACCTGGGGCACGACGCGGTCGACGTGGCCGGCAACGGCCTCGAAGCGGTCGCGGCGCTGGAGGCCCAGGCCTACGACCTGGTCCTGATGGACGTCCAGATGCCGGAGATGGACGGGCTGGAGGCCACGCGCACCATCCGGCGCATGACGTTCCCGGACGGACCGCCCCGCATCGTCGCCATGACCGCCGGCGCCCTCGCCGCCGAGCGCGACGCCTGCACCGCGGCCGGCATGGACGCCTACCTCGCCAAACCCGTCCGGCTCGACGAGCTCCGCGACGTCCTCACCGAGGTGCTGGGGCCCGTGCAGTAG
- a CDS encoding D-alanyl-D-alanine carboxypeptidase family protein, whose translation MRSRRGRLGVAGLGLVLAALLPATVPSTAAADTGSVIGGPRMAEQGFVVPSGATALPNISSAAWVVADADTGQVLAARDPHRKLRPASTLKTLLALTMAPRLNNTDLYVADWEDANQEGTRIGLWPGHTYKVGDLWYALMLKSGNDAATALAKAGAGSLQQGIAMMQAEARRLQANDTTVVNPSGLDADGQFSSAYDLALWGRAALQRGDLRRYMTTVRHSFNAVSVPADSKYKDEAMYARTENRLVQNEYPGAIGVKMGYTTKAQNTMIAAAERDGRRIVASLMFTPQGRITPDAAALLEWGFANSGRVEPVGQLVEPLSKAVVSEADLAPVVGVSTNDIRPTSVANASDSDDLLVGGFSAKTSAMTGGLLAVAAALGVLALKVAKRRRRFAAAGVYRY comes from the coding sequence ATGCGTTCTCGACGTGGGCGGCTGGGTGTCGCCGGGCTCGGACTGGTTCTCGCCGCGCTGCTGCCGGCGACGGTGCCGTCGACGGCGGCCGCCGACACGGGCTCGGTGATCGGCGGTCCGCGGATGGCCGAGCAGGGCTTCGTCGTCCCCTCCGGTGCGACGGCGCTGCCGAACATCTCCTCGGCGGCCTGGGTCGTCGCCGACGCGGACACCGGCCAGGTGCTCGCGGCGCGCGACCCGCACCGCAAGCTGCGTCCCGCCAGCACGCTCAAGACGCTGCTCGCCCTGACGATGGCGCCCCGGCTGAACAACACCGACCTCTACGTCGCCGACTGGGAGGACGCGAACCAGGAGGGCACGCGCATCGGCCTGTGGCCCGGCCACACGTACAAGGTCGGGGACCTCTGGTACGCCCTGATGCTCAAGTCGGGCAACGACGCGGCGACCGCGCTCGCGAAGGCCGGCGCCGGCAGTCTCCAGCAGGGCATCGCGATGATGCAGGCCGAGGCCCGGCGCCTGCAGGCCAACGACACCACCGTCGTCAACCCGAGCGGCCTCGACGCGGACGGCCAGTTCTCCTCCGCCTACGACCTCGCCCTCTGGGGCCGCGCCGCCCTGCAGCGCGGTGACCTCCGCAGGTACATGACCACCGTCCGGCACTCGTTCAACGCCGTCTCCGTCCCGGCCGACTCGAAGTACAAGGACGAGGCGATGTACGCCCGCACCGAGAACCGGCTCGTGCAGAACGAGTACCCGGGCGCGATCGGCGTGAAGATGGGCTACACGACCAAGGCGCAGAACACGATGATCGCCGCGGCCGAGCGCGACGGACGCCGGATCGTCGCCAGCCTGATGTTCACGCCCCAGGGCCGCATCACCCCCGACGCCGCCGCGCTGCTGGAGTGGGGCTTCGCCAACTCCGGCCGTGTCGAGCCGGTCGGCCAGCTCGTCGAGCCGCTGTCCAAGGCGGTCGTCAGCGAGGCCGACCTCGCGCCCGTCGTCGGCGTCAGTACCAACGACATCCGGCCGACCTCGGTCGCCAACGCGTCGGACTCCGACGACCTGCTGGTCGGCGGCTTCTCAGCCAAGACCTCGGCGATGACCGGCGGCCTGCTCGCCGTGGCGGCCGCGTTGGGCGTGCTGGCGCTCAAGGTGGCCAAGCGTCGCCGCCGCTTCGCCGCGGCCGGCGTCTACCGGTACTGA